AAGTAGTAAGCGCCGCCAGCGATGATAGCTAAAATGATGATCCAGAAGAAAAATCCAGCCCCGCCACCGCTACTTTGCCTTTGGATCGAGACATCTTCAGGTGTGTATGATGAAATTTTTGGGCTAACTTTTGTTTTTTTGCTCTCATCAGGCATGTTTTCTTGCATAAATGCGTCGTATTCGGCTAGAAGTTCGCTAAGATCGACGCCATACTCACGCTGTAAAATTTTGGCGTAGCCTCTGATGTTTAAGCGTGATAATTTTTCAAAATTTTTGTCAAAAATGTATTGTAAAAATGTCGGTTCAATGTGCGTCTTACGCGAAATTTCCTTTATGCCTATCTCTTTTAAATTTTCTAATTCATTCATCTATCATCCTATCACAAATTATCGCAAAAGCTGCACTTACATTTAGGGAGTCCCAGCCATCTTTTAGCTTGATACCGACGCACTCATCGCACTTTGCTAGAGCTTTTTGCGGTATGCCTTCACCCTCTGAGCCCATCACCAAAGCCCTCTTGCCAGCAAATTTCATCTCTTTTATATTTTTGCCGTTGCTCGCCGTAGCATAGAGCCTGAAACCACACTGTTTTAGCTCATTTAGCAGGCTAAGTCCGTCTTCAAAAATGGCTATTGGTATCTCGTAAGCAGCACCGCTACTTGACCTTAAAACGCCTTGCATATTTACACTTTTTGTAACGACAACTAGCCCTTCGCAGCCTAGAGCATAGGCACTTCTAGCGATGGCACCGATGTTTCCGACGTCACTTATGCCGTAAAGCACGGCGATGAAATTTAGCTTTTTTAGCTCGCTAAAGTCTGAAAACTCAAACTCGCTAACGCTTGCTAAGAAGCCTTGATGGTTGCCGCCATGCGCCATAGATTGAGCTTTTTGATTATCCACGCGGATGATCTTCTTGCCTGTGCCACAAATTTTTGAGAAGAGTTTTTTATCACACTCTTTTGAGAGATAGATCTCTTCTAGGATCTGTGGGCGCTTGTTCAAAATATGTAAAAATAGCTGTTTTCCGTATATTATCATGGTTGCTTATGGTAGCTAAAGTCAAGTAAAATTTAACTTATTTTGCTTCTAAATTTGAGTGAATTTTTGAAACTTTGTGGGTAAATTTGAGCTTTTAAATTTATGCTTTTATGAGCTGGTCGTATATCTTTTTGACATCTTCACCAGTTATTTTGCTAAGCAGTTTTGCC
This genomic stretch from Campylobacter concisus harbors:
- the rlmB gene encoding 23S rRNA (guanosine(2251)-2'-O)-methyltransferase RlmB, with translation MIIYGKQLFLHILNKRPQILEEIYLSKECDKKLFSKICGTGKKIIRVDNQKAQSMAHGGNHQGFLASVSEFEFSDFSELKKLNFIAVLYGISDVGNIGAIARSAYALGCEGLVVVTKSVNMQGVLRSSSGAAYEIPIAIFEDGLSLLNELKQCGFRLYATASNGKNIKEMKFAGKRALVMGSEGEGIPQKALAKCDECVGIKLKDGWDSLNVSAAFAIICDRMIDE